A portion of the Thermoanaerobaculum aquaticum genome contains these proteins:
- a CDS encoding HlyD family secretion protein, with protein MNGNNTSGLAKRAVVVLGVVLLLVGSVLSGRWLYFRFTHVSTEAAYVKADMAEVAPEVPGRVAEVLVVEGQRVQQGELLVRLERDNLTAGKAQAEAAVKQLEDTVKRQEALLARTRKTVAAAQAAAQAAVEAARAQVKKAEAQVEYLEKQEARLEALLREEAVPKSRYDEVHAGAEAARADLRAATEALHLAEAKLKEALAGEMAVAEAEAGLAEARSGLEQAKAALAQARWAEDRAEVRAPISGVVARIFLRPGDFAAPGRPVLAMYDPATRYVEARFEETKVRHLQVGQEAQITVDALPGTKLSGTIRRITPAAAQEFALIPRDVTAGEFTKVTQRVPVELTIKDLDNHPEVVPGLSVVVSVRKPR; from the coding sequence ATGAACGGGAACAACACGAGCGGTTTGGCAAAACGAGCGGTGGTGGTGTTGGGCGTAGTGCTGTTGCTTGTGGGAAGCGTTCTTTCCGGGCGCTGGCTTTACTTTCGCTTCACCCACGTGAGCACCGAGGCCGCTTACGTGAAGGCCGACATGGCGGAGGTGGCACCGGAGGTCCCCGGGCGCGTAGCTGAAGTGCTGGTGGTAGAAGGCCAGCGCGTCCAGCAAGGCGAGCTTTTGGTGCGGCTGGAGCGGGACAACCTCACCGCCGGAAAGGCCCAGGCCGAAGCAGCGGTGAAGCAGCTGGAGGACACGGTGAAACGACAGGAGGCGCTGCTGGCCCGGACCAGGAAAACCGTGGCTGCCGCCCAAGCCGCGGCGCAAGCCGCAGTTGAAGCCGCCAGGGCCCAGGTGAAGAAGGCGGAAGCGCAAGTGGAGTATCTGGAAAAGCAGGAGGCGCGCCTGGAGGCGCTGCTGCGGGAGGAAGCTGTTCCCAAGTCCCGCTACGACGAGGTGCACGCCGGAGCGGAAGCGGCCCGGGCGGACCTGCGGGCGGCAACGGAGGCGTTGCATTTGGCGGAGGCCAAGCTCAAGGAAGCGTTGGCGGGGGAGATGGCGGTGGCTGAAGCCGAAGCGGGACTGGCGGAGGCCCGATCCGGTTTGGAGCAAGCCAAGGCGGCCCTGGCCCAGGCCCGGTGGGCCGAGGATAGGGCGGAAGTCCGCGCGCCCATTTCGGGAGTGGTAGCCCGCATCTTCCTGCGGCCCGGGGACTTTGCTGCTCCCGGCCGGCCGGTGCTGGCCATGTACGACCCGGCCACGCGCTACGTGGAAGCGCGGTTTGAGGAAACCAAAGTTCGGCACTTGCAGGTGGGGCAGGAGGCGCAAATTACCGTTGATGCCCTGCCGGGAACCAAGCTTTCCGGCACCATCCGCCGCATCACCCCGGCGGCCGCCCAGGAGTTCGCGTTGATCCCCAGGGATGTGACCGCGGGGGAGTTTACCAAGGTGACCCAGCGGGTTCCGGTGGAGCTGACCATCAAGGACCTGGACAACCATCCGGAGGTTGTTCCCGGGCTTTCGGTGGTGGTTTCGGTGCGCAAGCCGAGGTGA
- a CDS encoding DHA2 family efflux MFS transporter permease subunit: MGQSPGVSKWVVAALVSAGIFIALLDTTIVDIVLPKMMATLEADLYGIQWVIIAYFMGAAVSMTIVGWMAEAFGHRNTYLLGIVLFVGTSALCGVAPSLELMLVSRFVQGVAEGMMLPVGALILMDAFPPEERGLALGVYGLGASFAPAVGPSLGGFITEHLTWRWVFWVNVPIGLADALLVFLLLANVRGRQVRRLDIVGLCLLATSLMSFIVFISKGQEKGWLDSDFILRAFLVFVVTLVAFVVWEVKAASPLLPRRLFTNPNVILSLVAMAFVSMAAYGVFLMLPVYLQKLKGFTTLQAGLIMLPGSLAAAVTTLLSGVLSDRLPPKWVGSFFLLCMFITTWQFRTGFYEPRSAAVWDNFFWGLAMGGVFTPLFVIMLASLPQAEFSDASMVMNVVRLVFGSVGTAYATNVFTNRSASFYDALASRVEVSSPAATELLLRLGGSTGGQGFFVPEAETRVKASIQTLLQALASGEAFQATWRHLALWSLLALGATLFLRSVRGQGQAPLH, translated from the coding sequence ATGGGGCAGTCTCCCGGCGTTAGCAAATGGGTGGTGGCGGCGCTGGTTTCCGCCGGCATTTTCATTGCGCTTCTGGACACCACCATCGTGGATATCGTGCTCCCCAAGATGATGGCCACCCTGGAGGCCGACCTTTACGGCATTCAGTGGGTGATCATCGCCTACTTTATGGGAGCGGCAGTTTCCATGACCATCGTAGGTTGGATGGCCGAAGCGTTCGGCCATCGCAACACCTACCTTTTGGGCATCGTGCTGTTCGTGGGGACTTCCGCTCTCTGTGGGGTGGCGCCCTCGTTGGAGCTCATGCTGGTTTCCCGCTTTGTGCAGGGCGTGGCGGAAGGCATGATGCTGCCGGTGGGGGCCCTTATCCTCATGGACGCTTTTCCACCGGAAGAACGCGGCCTGGCGCTGGGCGTTTACGGCCTGGGGGCTTCTTTCGCGCCGGCGGTGGGTCCATCCCTGGGCGGTTTCATCACCGAGCACCTCACCTGGCGGTGGGTCTTTTGGGTGAACGTGCCCATCGGCTTAGCTGATGCTCTCTTGGTCTTTTTGCTACTTGCCAACGTTCGGGGAAGGCAGGTTCGCCGCCTGGACATCGTGGGTTTGTGCTTGTTGGCCACCTCCCTCATGAGCTTCATCGTTTTTATCTCCAAAGGGCAGGAGAAGGGCTGGTTGGACTCCGATTTCATCCTGCGGGCGTTTCTGGTGTTTGTGGTGACGCTGGTGGCTTTTGTGGTCTGGGAGGTCAAAGCCGCTTCCCCACTGTTGCCGCGCAGGCTCTTCACCAACCCCAACGTGATCCTGTCGCTGGTGGCCATGGCGTTTGTGTCCATGGCTGCTTATGGCGTTTTCCTCATGCTGCCGGTGTATCTGCAAAAGCTCAAGGGGTTCACGACCCTGCAGGCGGGTCTGATCATGCTTCCCGGCTCGCTGGCTGCGGCAGTGACCACGCTTCTGTCGGGCGTGCTTTCGGACAGGCTGCCGCCCAAGTGGGTGGGGAGCTTTTTCTTGCTCTGTATGTTCATCACCACCTGGCAGTTTCGCACTGGTTTTTACGAGCCGCGCTCGGCGGCGGTGTGGGACAACTTCTTTTGGGGCCTGGCAATGGGGGGCGTTTTTACACCGCTTTTCGTGATCATGCTGGCCTCCCTTCCCCAGGCGGAGTTTTCCGACGCGTCCATGGTGATGAACGTGGTGCGGCTGGTTTTTGGTTCGGTAGGGACCGCTTACGCCACCAACGTCTTCACCAACCGCTCAGCAAGCTTTTACGATGCCCTGGCTTCCCGGGTGGAGGTGAGCTCGCCGGCGGCCACCGAGCTTTTGCTTCGTCTGGGTGGAAGTACGGGAGGGCAGGGCTTTTTTGTGCCCGAAGCGGAAACCCGCGTCAAGGCCTCAATTCAAACGCTGTTGCAGGCGCTGGCCAGCGGGGAGGCGTTCCAGGCCACCTGGCGGCACCTGGCCCTCTGGAGCCTCCTGGCCCTGGGGGCCACGCTTTTCCTGCGCAGCGTTCGCGGGCAGGGCCAGGCTCCGCTTCATTAG
- a CDS encoding 4Fe-4S dicluster domain-containing protein, translating into MQTLRMKDGLFGEFLEVLRGFGRLVAPVEKAPGVFTLEIVEDITKVRPEALRTILPIKKFLLKPKFCMLHGKLGNGAEACQDNAYGPLVYVGAHACDIHALRILDQLFLGGYPDPYYEMNRKQLTVVGYGCMPDEKCFCQSLGCSTVDTGFDLFFTPLPGRFLVTVGSARGDDIVRAKPSLFEPAGKRDIQDYLERLRQREAAFQLHLDVSDLPYVLELKKDDPVWDELAKKCLCCGSCSMVCPTCTCFNVRDELTADGAQRVRTWDACLYRDYALVAGGHNFRAERADRVRNRYYHKQEAFVRQYGMPSCVGCGRCIENCPTGIHVVEVFEAVRGELGRQQRALAKGKGVQA; encoded by the coding sequence ATGCAAACGCTACGCATGAAGGACGGGCTTTTTGGGGAGTTCCTGGAGGTGCTTCGAGGCTTCGGAAGGCTCGTGGCGCCGGTAGAAAAGGCACCGGGGGTCTTCACACTGGAGATCGTGGAGGACATCACGAAGGTAAGGCCCGAAGCCCTGCGCACGATTCTTCCAATCAAGAAGTTTCTTCTCAAGCCCAAGTTTTGCATGCTGCACGGGAAACTGGGCAACGGCGCCGAGGCTTGCCAGGATAACGCTTACGGCCCGCTGGTCTACGTGGGCGCCCATGCCTGTGATATTCACGCCCTACGCATACTGGATCAGCTTTTCCTCGGGGGCTACCCGGACCCCTACTACGAGATGAACCGAAAGCAGCTGACGGTGGTGGGTTACGGCTGCATGCCTGACGAAAAGTGCTTTTGCCAGTCGCTGGGTTGCTCCACGGTGGACACCGGGTTTGACCTGTTTTTCACTCCGCTCCCGGGCCGCTTCCTGGTGACGGTGGGGTCAGCCCGCGGCGACGACATCGTGAGGGCCAAGCCCAGCCTCTTCGAGCCGGCGGGCAAGAGGGATATTCAGGATTACCTGGAGCGCCTGCGGCAGCGAGAGGCGGCCTTCCAGCTGCATTTAGATGTGAGCGATTTGCCGTACGTTCTAGAGCTCAAAAAGGACGACCCCGTTTGGGATGAGCTAGCCAAGAAGTGCCTGTGCTGTGGCTCCTGTTCCATGGTGTGTCCTACCTGCACGTGTTTTAACGTGCGGGACGAACTCACCGCCGACGGCGCCCAGCGGGTGAGAACCTGGGACGCCTGCCTTTACCGGGACTACGCGCTGGTGGCCGGCGGTCACAACTTCCGCGCCGAACGGGCAGACCGCGTGCGCAACCGGTACTACCACAAGCAAGAGGCCTTCGTCCGACAGTACGGGATGCCCTCCTGCGTGGGGTGCGGGCGGTGCATTGAGAACTGCCCCACGGGCATACACGTGGTGGAGGTTTTCGAAGCGGTGCGGGGTGAACTGGGACGGCAGCAGCGGGCTTTGGCGAAGGGGAAAGGGGTGCAAGCATGA
- a CDS encoding FAD/NAD(P)-binding protein: MSERFYPGIHQQRLRGLATGTNVYQPQPARIMKVTELTADVRLFDLRFVDPALAQSFEFRPGQFVELSILGVGEGPFSLPSPPTRKGFFQLGIRRAGVLTSYLFDHVREGDVVGIRGPLGNGFPVELFGGQDVLLLAGGLGMVPLRGLLLYLMDQRELFGRVILLAGFRNPDQVLFADEIFSLARRGDAEIHLSVDDTLGKPWTGRVGVVTELLDQVRIDPSRTYAVACGPPVFYKFMLEKVVAMGLGRDRIFLSLERRMECGVGKCGHCGVGYTFTCLHGPVFSYWDALNLPELIYS; the protein is encoded by the coding sequence ATGAGCGAGCGTTTCTATCCGGGAATTCATCAGCAGCGCTTGCGCGGGTTGGCTACGGGCACGAACGTGTACCAGCCGCAGCCGGCGCGCATTATGAAGGTGACCGAGCTTACCGCAGACGTGCGTTTGTTCGATTTGCGGTTTGTGGACCCCGCGTTGGCCCAGAGCTTTGAGTTTCGTCCCGGGCAATTTGTGGAGCTTTCCATTTTGGGGGTTGGGGAGGGACCGTTTTCCCTTCCCTCGCCGCCTACGCGCAAGGGTTTCTTCCAGTTGGGGATTCGCCGGGCCGGGGTGCTCACCAGCTACCTCTTCGATCACGTGCGGGAGGGGGACGTGGTGGGCATCCGTGGGCCCTTGGGCAACGGCTTTCCTGTGGAGCTGTTTGGCGGTCAAGACGTTTTGCTGCTGGCCGGAGGGTTGGGGATGGTCCCGCTGCGGGGGCTTTTGCTGTACCTCATGGACCAGCGCGAGCTGTTTGGCCGCGTCATCCTGCTGGCAGGGTTTCGCAACCCCGACCAGGTGCTCTTTGCCGATGAGATCTTTTCCTTAGCTCGCCGCGGCGATGCGGAAATTCATCTTTCCGTGGACGATACCCTGGGAAAGCCGTGGACAGGGCGAGTAGGGGTGGTCACCGAGCTTCTGGACCAGGTGCGCATTGATCCCAGCCGGACCTACGCCGTGGCTTGTGGTCCCCCGGTGTTTTACAAGTTCATGCTGGAAAAAGTGGTGGCCATGGGTCTCGGACGTGATCGCATCTTCCTCTCCCTGGAACGGCGTATGGAGTGCGGGGTGGGCAAGTGTGGGCATTGCGGTGTGGGGTATACGTTTACCTGCCTGCACGGTCCGGTGTTTTCCTACTGGGACGCCCTTAACTTGCCCGAACTCATTTACAGCTAG
- a CDS encoding NADH-quinone oxidoreductase subunit B family protein codes for MENGKKPKVGIFGLTGCAGDQLQILNCEDELLWLAENLEIVDWVMAKADNDHLCRLDLAFVEGVVATQRDLEDLKAIRARAKRLVGIGTCAVWGGLPAMQNALSREVLQREVYGADPSFLDSVEALPPSAFVPFDLLIPGCPIEKHEFIQAVRSLLVGALPELPKVPVCWECKTKENLCRVIYFREVCCGAMTRGGCGARCPSHGVACAGCRGPVEEPNYDSNITMFADRGISWMDIAQRLKNFSTPLWIKQGLEKEVQRERR; via the coding sequence ATGGAAAACGGAAAGAAGCCGAAAGTAGGCATCTTTGGGTTGACAGGGTGTGCCGGTGACCAGCTGCAGATCCTCAACTGCGAGGATGAGCTGTTGTGGCTTGCGGAAAACCTGGAGATCGTGGACTGGGTGATGGCCAAGGCGGACAACGACCATTTGTGCCGCCTGGATTTGGCGTTTGTGGAAGGCGTGGTGGCAACGCAACGCGACCTGGAGGACCTCAAGGCCATTCGGGCCCGGGCCAAGCGCCTGGTGGGCATCGGCACCTGCGCGGTATGGGGCGGCTTACCCGCCATGCAAAACGCCCTCTCCCGGGAAGTTTTGCAGCGCGAGGTGTACGGGGCGGACCCTTCCTTTTTGGATTCGGTGGAGGCACTGCCGCCTTCCGCCTTTGTTCCCTTTGATTTGCTGATTCCCGGTTGTCCTATTGAGAAGCACGAGTTTATCCAGGCGGTGCGGTCGCTGCTGGTGGGGGCGTTGCCGGAGCTTCCCAAGGTCCCCGTGTGCTGGGAGTGCAAGACCAAGGAAAACCTCTGCCGGGTCATCTACTTTCGGGAGGTTTGCTGTGGCGCCATGACCCGAGGGGGGTGCGGGGCCCGCTGCCCGTCGCACGGCGTGGCCTGTGCGGGGTGTCGGGGGCCGGTGGAGGAGCCCAACTACGATTCCAACATCACCATGTTTGCCGATCGCGGGATTTCGTGGATGGATATTGCCCAGCGGCTGAAGAACTTCTCCACGCCTTTGTGGATCAAGCAGGGACTGGAAAAGGAGGTGCAGCGTGAGCGCCGGTAG
- a CDS encoding Ni/Fe hydrogenase subunit alpha — protein MSAGRTVVIPHLGRVEGHGGIFVRVEGNRVSQVQMDIFEGSRYYEALLKGKHFAEVQGIITRICAICSASHTVTALQALENALGVTVSERVHDLRGLLLLGATIESHALHVFALALPDFLGFESVLAMAQEFREEVVFALRLKQLGNQIQELIGGRAVHPINTLVGGFGKLPRHRDLELLRGQLEASLPVLDRFVDLAASLKLPELPQAPTVYVALRPYQEAFRFRGVSICTSRGEEFPLESYREVIREFTVEHSHAKHAALGAGHTYMVGSLARIKLWGHYLKGRAEKALARLIPDPESNNPLLNNWAQLVELVHSVERSIEICEELLGQPEEPQDLASYTVRAGRGVGAIEVPRGTLFHEYELDDQGRVVAANVITPTAQNLANLERDLREAVEHTLSSNPQASDRELKLQLEMVARAYDPCISCSVHVVRA, from the coding sequence GTGAGCGCCGGTAGGACCGTAGTGATCCCTCACCTGGGTCGGGTGGAGGGCCACGGGGGCATCTTTGTGCGCGTGGAAGGGAACCGCGTTTCCCAGGTGCAGATGGACATTTTCGAAGGCAGCCGCTATTACGAAGCGCTGCTTAAGGGCAAGCACTTTGCCGAGGTGCAGGGGATCATCACCCGCATTTGCGCCATTTGCTCGGCCTCTCACACGGTGACGGCCCTCCAGGCCCTGGAAAACGCCCTGGGCGTCACGGTGTCCGAGCGGGTCCACGACTTGCGGGGCCTGTTGCTGTTGGGGGCCACCATCGAATCTCACGCTTTGCACGTTTTTGCCCTGGCCCTCCCCGATTTTTTGGGTTTTGAATCGGTGCTGGCCATGGCCCAGGAATTTCGGGAGGAGGTGGTTTTCGCCCTCAGGCTCAAACAGCTCGGTAACCAAATTCAGGAGCTTATTGGCGGACGGGCCGTCCATCCCATCAACACGCTGGTGGGTGGGTTTGGCAAGCTGCCACGCCATCGCGATTTAGAGCTTTTGCGGGGTCAACTGGAAGCCTCGTTGCCGGTGCTGGATAGGTTTGTGGACCTGGCGGCATCCCTCAAGCTCCCTGAGCTACCGCAGGCGCCCACGGTTTACGTGGCGTTGCGGCCCTACCAGGAGGCCTTCCGTTTCCGGGGGGTGTCCATTTGCACCTCGCGGGGGGAGGAGTTCCCGCTGGAGAGCTACCGGGAGGTGATTCGGGAGTTTACCGTGGAGCACTCCCACGCCAAACATGCGGCGCTGGGCGCGGGCCACACCTACATGGTGGGGTCTCTGGCACGGATCAAGCTGTGGGGGCATTACCTGAAAGGCCGCGCTGAAAAGGCCCTGGCCAGGTTGATTCCCGACCCTGAGAGCAACAACCCGCTGCTCAACAACTGGGCGCAGCTGGTGGAGCTCGTCCACTCCGTGGAAAGGAGCATTGAGATTTGCGAGGAGCTCTTGGGCCAACCTGAAGAGCCCCAGGACCTGGCTTCCTACACCGTGAGGGCCGGTCGCGGTGTGGGGGCCATTGAGGTTCCCCGCGGCACGCTTTTCCACGAGTACGAGCTGGACGACCAGGGGCGGGTGGTGGCGGCCAACGTCATTACCCCTACGGCCCAGAACCTGGCTAACCTGGAGCGAGACCTGCGGGAGGCGGTGGAGCACACGCTTTCCTCTAACCCGCAAGCCAGCGATCGCGAGCTGAAGCTCCAGCTGGAGATGGTCGCCAGGGCCTACGATCCCTGTATTTCCTGCTCGGTGCACGTGGTGCGGGCGTGA
- a CDS encoding hydrogenase maturation protease yields MAPSVLVVGFGNPLMGDDGVGLLVIELLKELGVAPHVRLAEGGTDATVLAGLWQGEERVVLVDALVRGSPPGTIHRLSAEEVLQLPQPHRGVHALSLPECLRWVLLAKPELAKATVELFGVEPRQLEPGQGLTPEVKAAAQQLARQLLQELAPAP; encoded by the coding sequence ATGGCCCCCAGCGTGCTGGTGGTGGGGTTTGGCAACCCGCTCATGGGTGATGACGGTGTAGGGCTTTTGGTAATCGAGCTTTTGAAGGAGCTGGGGGTGGCCCCCCACGTGCGGCTGGCCGAAGGGGGTACCGACGCCACGGTTTTGGCCGGTCTGTGGCAGGGTGAAGAGCGGGTGGTGCTGGTGGATGCCCTGGTTCGGGGATCCCCGCCAGGGACCATTCACAGGTTGAGCGCCGAAGAGGTCTTGCAGCTGCCCCAGCCGCATCGCGGTGTGCACGCCCTTTCCCTGCCGGAGTGTTTGCGCTGGGTACTTTTGGCCAAGCCCGAGCTGGCAAAGGCCACCGTTGAGCTTTTTGGTGTGGAGCCCCGGCAGCTGGAGCCGGGGCAAGGCCTAACGCCCGAGGTGAAAGCGGCGGCTCAACAGTTGGCCCGCCAGCTTTTGCAGGAATTGGCACCTGCTCCCTAA
- the trhA gene encoding PAQR family membrane homeostasis protein TrhA produces MSEGMYSKREEIAHSVIHGVGVVLSIAALAVLVGFAARYGSARHIVSAAIFGASLVLAYTASTIYHAIPPFFPRLKRAMRMVDHAMIFLLIAGTYTPFCLVTLQGPWGVALLVVVWVLAALGIVYETVLLGRFKVLSVVIYLSLGWLVVVAAKPLMAALPFGGLVLLVAGGLAYTLGVAFYAAKPLPFHHAVWHLFVLAGSVLHFFAVLLYVMRPQGTGPAPTAAAFLVGPDLLGDCILAAIGAA; encoded by the coding sequence ATGAGCGAAGGCATGTACTCCAAACGGGAAGAAATTGCCCACAGCGTGATTCACGGTGTGGGTGTGGTGCTTTCCATTGCCGCTTTGGCGGTGCTGGTGGGCTTTGCGGCGAGGTACGGCAGTGCCAGACACATCGTTTCTGCGGCTATCTTTGGTGCGTCGTTGGTTCTGGCCTATACGGCCTCCACCATTTACCACGCCATTCCACCGTTTTTTCCACGCTTGAAGCGGGCCATGCGCATGGTGGATCACGCCATGATTTTCCTGCTCATTGCCGGCACGTACACCCCCTTTTGCCTGGTCACGCTTCAGGGCCCCTGGGGCGTGGCTTTGCTGGTGGTGGTGTGGGTGTTGGCGGCGTTGGGCATCGTTTACGAAACCGTGCTTTTGGGGCGGTTTAAGGTGCTTTCCGTGGTGATTTACCTGTCGCTAGGGTGGCTGGTGGTGGTGGCCGCCAAACCGCTGATGGCAGCCTTGCCCTTTGGTGGGCTGGTCTTGCTGGTGGCAGGGGGCCTGGCGTACACGCTGGGGGTAGCCTTTTACGCGGCCAAGCCGCTGCCGTTCCACCATGCCGTCTGGCATTTGTTCGTGCTGGCCGGCAGCGTTTTGCACTTCTTTGCGGTTTTGCTTTACGTGATGCGGCCGCAAGGCACGGGCCCAGCACCCACAGCGGCAGCTTTTCTGGTTGGGCCTGACTTGCTGGGAGATTGCATCTTGGCAGCTATCGGTGCAGCATGA
- a CDS encoding MgtC/SapB family protein — translation MPPFPVSPQAWQLLLVLGLAFLLGLEREGRKATAGHYIFGGVRTFPLIGFLGYGIALLAGSQVLPVLLGFLGVAAFLAISYWHKITHVGEAGVTTEVTGLLTYVLGSLVAFGWYWLATALVVLSLLLLELKAGLENLAERIPSSEILTLTKFLLLTAVILPLVPNRSFTEFGINPFRLWLVVVAVSGLSYLSYLIQWRLGERASIASSAILGGIYSSTLATVILARRSRELAGGSSYAAAVVLASSVMYLRVLVLLQLFQPALASALAVPLLGLALVGSALALVWLSRASGRQVQPENPRATVNPLELSTAFLFAGVFLVLTVGTWWVTRLWGDVGVYAFSLLAGAVDVDPYVMSLAQQAGLGVALPTAARAVLLALSGNQLAKGIYALVLGHRPMGRAALGGLVFLSLLGLLPLLWL, via the coding sequence GTGCCGCCGTTTCCGGTTTCGCCGCAGGCTTGGCAGCTTCTGTTGGTGCTGGGACTGGCGTTTCTTCTGGGCCTGGAGCGGGAGGGGCGCAAGGCCACCGCGGGGCACTACATCTTTGGGGGGGTTAGAACCTTCCCGTTAATTGGTTTTCTAGGCTACGGGATTGCGCTTTTGGCCGGTTCCCAGGTGCTCCCCGTGCTGTTGGGCTTTCTGGGTGTGGCGGCGTTTCTGGCCATTTCCTACTGGCACAAAATCACCCACGTGGGGGAAGCGGGGGTCACCACCGAGGTCACCGGGCTTTTGACCTACGTGCTGGGCAGCCTGGTGGCTTTTGGTTGGTACTGGCTGGCCACGGCGTTGGTGGTGCTGAGCCTGCTGCTTTTGGAGCTCAAGGCCGGGTTGGAGAACCTGGCAGAACGCATCCCCTCCTCGGAGATCCTGACGCTTACCAAGTTCTTGCTGCTCACCGCGGTGATCTTGCCGCTGGTGCCCAACCGTTCCTTCACCGAGTTTGGCATCAACCCCTTCCGCCTCTGGTTGGTGGTGGTGGCGGTGAGTGGCCTTTCGTACCTTTCCTACTTGATTCAGTGGCGGTTGGGGGAAAGGGCCAGCATTGCCTCTTCTGCCATTTTGGGCGGGATTTACTCCTCCACGCTGGCCACCGTCATCCTGGCTCGCCGTTCCCGGGAGCTGGCCGGCGGGTCCAGCTATGCGGCGGCGGTGGTGCTGGCCAGCTCGGTGATGTACCTGCGGGTGCTGGTGTTGCTGCAGCTTTTTCAACCTGCCCTGGCTTCGGCCTTGGCCGTGCCGCTTTTGGGCTTGGCTCTCGTAGGCTCGGCCCTGGCCTTGGTTTGGCTTTCCCGGGCTTCCGGACGGCAGGTGCAGCCGGAAAACCCTCGGGCTACCGTCAACCCCCTGGAGCTTTCCACGGCTTTCCTGTTTGCCGGTGTGTTTCTCGTGCTCACGGTAGGCACCTGGTGGGTCACAAGGCTTTGGGGTGATGTGGGGGTTTACGCGTTTTCGCTTTTGGCCGGTGCGGTGGATGTGGATCCTTACGTGATGAGCCTGGCCCAGCAAGCGGGTTTGGGCGTTGCTCTGCCCACGGCTGCCCGCGCGGTGCTGCTGGCCCTTTCGGGAAACCAGCTGGCCAAGGGGATTTACGCGCTGGTTTTGGGCCACCGGCCCATGGGGCGGGCGGCCTTAGGCGGGTTAGTTTTTCTTTCGCTTTTGGGTCTTTTGCCGCTCCTGTGGCTTTAG
- a CDS encoding indolepyruvate oxidoreductase subunit beta, with the protein MSGQKAFNFVLVGVGGQGTILASHILAEVGMEAGFDVKKAEVHGMSQRGGSVISHVRWNAQQVFSPLVGLQEADLLIAFEKLEALRFAEYLRAGGTALVNDMELLPITVTVGGVPYPEDGALEQAMAALNARLLRIPGEALAKQAGNVKAANVVLLGAVSKLLPLPEEVWWACLERRIPAKFLELNRKAFQLGRQAVSPAG; encoded by the coding sequence ATGAGCGGCCAAAAAGCTTTTAACTTCGTGTTGGTTGGGGTGGGTGGGCAAGGCACCATCCTCGCCTCGCACATTCTGGCGGAGGTGGGGATGGAGGCCGGCTTCGACGTGAAGAAGGCAGAAGTTCACGGTATGTCCCAGCGCGGTGGGAGCGTGATTTCCCACGTGCGCTGGAACGCCCAGCAGGTCTTTTCCCCGCTGGTGGGCCTGCAAGAGGCCGACCTGCTCATTGCCTTCGAAAAGCTGGAGGCCCTGCGCTTTGCCGAGTACCTGCGCGCCGGCGGCACGGCCCTGGTTAACGACATGGAGCTTTTGCCCATTACCGTCACGGTAGGGGGTGTGCCCTACCCTGAGGATGGGGCGCTGGAGCAAGCCATGGCGGCTTTAAACGCCAGGTTGCTGCGCATCCCCGGGGAAGCCCTGGCCAAACAAGCGGGTAACGTGAAGGCCGCCAACGTCGTGCTTTTGGGGGCGGTTTCTAAGCTCTTGCCGCTTCCCGAGGAGGTGTGGTGGGCCTGTTTGGAGCGCCGCATCCCGGCGAAGTTTTTGGAGCTCAACCGCAAGGCTTTTCAGTTGGGCCGGCAAGCGGTGAGCCCCGCAGGCTAA